The DNA sequence CTTGTAGGACGTATCGTCATGGTCAAAGGACAGATCGTCGCAAAACAGGATGACGCGGAAGGGGGCCGCCTTCAGCAGGCCCATCAGCTTCGGCAGCGTGTCGATGTCCTCGCGGTGGATTTCTATCAGCTTGAGTGGCAGGCCGGGCTTCGCCTTGGCATTGATCCGCGCGTGTACGGCTTTGACCAGCGACGATTTGCCCATGCCGCGGGCACCCCACAACAGGACGTTGTTGGCGGCGAAACCGGCGGCGAAGCGCTCAGTGTTGTCGACGAGGATGTCGCGGACGCGGTCGACACCGCGGATCAGGCCGATATCCACGCGGTTGACCTTGCGCACCGGCTCCAGATATCCGGGATCGGCCTGCCAGACGAAGCAGTCGGCCACGTTGAGGTCGGTTTCAGGCGCCGGCGGCGGCGCGAGGCGGCTGACCGCCTCGATCAGGCGGTCGAGTTTCTGGTTCAGGGCGTCGATGCTGGTATCGGTCATGTCGGGTCTTTTTTGCTTCGGTTTTTGCGGTGGCAGGTAGGTCCGGTTCGATTCCGGCGGTTTCGAAACCGGTTGCAACCATTTGTTCGAGCGTGATCTTTTCCGAAAACCGGCTCGCGGTTTTCGCGATCCTGCTCTAACACGGCTAAACAGGCCGGAAAAGCAGCCGATTTGCCCGGCCGCGCAGTTGCATTGACAACTTTACCGACTATATTCCGGCCAAATTTCTAGGGGCCGCCAAATCCCGCTTGATCGTTTGGTGGCTGTTTTTCAAAATTCAGGAGTACCTCGATGTTCGTGACACCGGCATACGCCCAAGGCATCGGCGGCGCCTCTCCCGATATGTTCATCAGCATTTTGCCGTTTGTCCTGATTTTCGTGATCATGTATTTTCTGATCATCCGCCCGCAGCGCACGCAGCTGAAGAAGCGCGGCGAGATGCTGGCGGCGGTTCGTCGCGGCGACACTGTCGTCACCGGCGGCGGCTTTGTCGGCAAGGTGACGAAAGTGATCGACGACAACGAGCTGGAGATCGATCTTGGCGGCGGCACCAAGGTGACGGCGCTGCGCTCGACGATCGCCGATGTGCGCGTCAAGGGCGAACCGGTGGCCAACCAGAACGCCAAGAAATAACCAGATTCAAGGCGGAGCGATCCGCGGACACGCTCTGACGGACGACGCCCTATGCTTTATTTCTCGCGCTTCAAGATGATCCTGATCTGGCTGGCCGTGGCCGCCACAGTGATCCTCGCCGCGCCCAACCTGTTCCCCGCCAGCACGCTGGCTCAGCTGCCCAGTTGGGTGCCGAAGCGGCAGATGACGCTCGGCCTCGACCTGCAGGGCGGTTCGCACATCCTGCTGGAGATGAACCAGAACGATCTGATCAAGGATCGGTTGGAGACGACGCGCGACGAAATCCGCACACTGCTGCGCGATGCCAAGATCGGCTATACCGGTCTTGCCGGCACCGGCAAGACCCTGCAGGTCCGCATCACCGATCCCGCCCAGCTCGATGCCGCCAAGAAGGCATTGAAGACTTTGACCGATCCTGTCGCCGCCGGCTTGTTCACGGGCGGTTCCATCCAGGAAATGGCGCTCGATGATTCCGAGCCGGGCCTGCTCAAGTTCACCGTCACCGACGCCGGCATCAAATACCGCACGTCGACCGCGTTGGCACAATCGATCGAGGTGGTCGAGCGCCGCGTCAACGAACTCGGCACGACCGAGCCTATCGTGCAGCGGCAAGGCGAGGACCGCATCCTCGTCCAGGTGCCTGGCCTGCAGGATCCGCAGCGGCTGAAGGAAATTCTCGGCCAGACCGCGAAGCTGACCTTCCAGATGGTCGACCAGTCGATGCCGGTGCAGGACGCGCTCAAGGGGCGCCCGCCAGCCGGTTCGTCGGTGCTCTATTCCCAGGACGATCCGCCAGTTCCATACCTGATCGAGAACCGCGTTATCGTGTCGGGTGAAAACCTCGTCGACGCACAGGCGACGTACAATTCGCAGAACAACGAGCCGGTGGTTTCGTTCCGCTTCGATTCCAAGGGTGCCGCCCGCTTCGGCCAGGCCACCGCGCAGAACGTCGGCAAGCTGTTCGCCATCATCCTCGACAACCAGGTGATTTCGGCGCCGCAGATCCGTGAACCGATCCTTGGCGGCACCGGCCAGATCTCCGGCAATTTCACAGCCCAAAGCGCCAACGACCTCGCCGTGCTGCTGCGCGCCGGCGCGCTGCCCGCGACATTGACGGTCATCGAGGAGCGTACCGTGGGTCCGGGCCTCGGCCAGGATTCGATCCACGCCGGCAAGGTCGCCGGCATCATCGGTTCGATTCTCGTCGTGGCATTCATGTTCGTCGCCTACGGTTTCCTCGGTTTCCTCGCCAATATCGCGCTGGCGGTGCACGTGGCGATGATCGTCGGACTGCTGTCGCTGCTCGGCGCGACGCTGACCTTGCCGGGTATTGCCGGTATCGTACTGACCATCGGCATGGCGGTCGATTCCAACGTGCTGATCTACGAGCGTATCCGCGAGGAGCGACGCGCCGGTCGCTCGGTGATCCAGGCGATCGACACCGGCTTCTCGAAGGCGCTGGCGACCATCGTCGATTCCAACGTCACCTCGCTGATTGCGACAGTGGTGCTGTTCTATCTCGGTACCGGACCCGTGAAGGGCTTTGCCATCACCTATGCCATCGGCATCCTGACCACGGTCTTCACCGCTTTCACCTTCACCCGCCTGCTGGTGTCGATCTGGCTGCGCCGCGCACGTCCGAAGGAACTGCCGCGCGCACCGGTGACTTTCGTTCCGCCCGGCACGAAAATTCCGTTCATGGGTATCCGCCGGTGGACGTTCGCGCTGTCCAGCACATTGTCGATATTGTCCGTCGTGTTGTTCATGAGCGTCGGCATCAATTACGGCATCGACTTCAAGGGCGGTTCCCTGATCGAGGTGCAGTCGAAGAGCGGCGATGCCAATATTGGTGACATCCGCAGCCGATTGACGGAACTGAACATCGGCGAAGTGCAGGTGCAGCAGTTCGGTGCACCCAACGACGTGTTGATCCGCGTCGGCACGCAGGATGCCGGTGAAAATGCCGAGCAGACCGTAATCGACAAGGTGCGCGGCGAGCTGCAGGATCAGTATAATTTCCGTCGCGTCGAAGTGGTGGGCCCGACGGTTTCCGGCGAGTTGGCCAAGCAAGGCACGATCGCCATGATCGTCGCGCTGGCCGGCATCCTGATCTATGTCTGGTTCCGCTTCGAATGGCAGTTCGCGGTCGGCGCCATTGTCGCGACAGTGCACGATGTGGTCATGACGCTCGGTTTCTTCGTCATCACCGGGCTCGAGTTCAACCAGTCGTCACTGGCGGCGATCCTGACCATTATCGGGTATTCGCTGAACGACACGATCGTGGTCTATGACCGCGTCCGCGAGGATCTGCGAAAATACAAGCGAATGCCGTTGCCGCAGCTGTTGAACAACGCCATCAACGAGACGTTGTCGAGAACGACGCTGACGTCCGTGACGACCAGCTTGGCGCTGCTGGCGCTGGTGCTGTTCGGCGGCGAAGTGATCCGCTCGTTTACGCTGGCGATGCTGTTCGGCGTCGTGTTCGGCACGTATTCGTCGATCTTCATCGCGGCGCCGTTGCTGATCCTGTTCAAGCTGCGGCCGCAGGCTTCGGCCGACGAGGAAAAGCCGGTCAGCGGCGGCAAGGCCGTCGCGACCTGACGCGCGGCCCCGAGGGGTGATAGAGTGATGGCCGGCAAAGGCATCATTATCCGCGAGGCGCATTTCCCCGGCCGCGCGCCAATCGAGGCCTATGGCAATGGCGGCTTCCGCTTTGCCGACATGTCGCATCGCGGCTCTCTCATGTGCCTGCCCACAGGCATCCATGGTTGGGAGCCGGCAAATCCCCAAGCGTTGACCGTGGCGGATTTCGACAGGCTGCTCGCCGAGGCCGACAAGGTCGAGATCCTGCTGGTTGGCATGGGTCGGGATCTCAGGCCGTTGCCGGCGGCGCTGCGGGCCGCGCTGAAGGATGCCGGCATAGCGTCCGACCCGATGTCGACTGGGGCAGCAGTGCGGACCTACAATGTCCTTCTGGCTGAAAACCGCGCCGTGGCGGCCGCGCTCATCGCCGTCGATTGATATGTCGCAGAATACTGAAATCGTCATGGATGCGGTGCGCGTCGCCGACCATGATCGGTATCTCACCGCGCTCTACGCGCCGGCCGACAAGCGCAAGCCGCTGTTTTCGCTGTACGCATTCAATGCCGAGATATCAGGCATTCGTGACCGCATCCATGAGCCTTTGCCCGGGGAGGTCCGGCTGCAATGGTGGCGCGATGTCATCGCCGCCGGCGGCGAGGCGGCCGCGGGCCATCCTGTTGCCGAAGCCTTGAACGCCACCATTGCGGCGTTCAAGCTGCCGAAACTGGCCTTTGAGAACATGCTCGAAGCACGCATCTTCGATCTCTACGACGATCCGATGCCGTCGCGCACCGATCTGGAAGGCTATTGCGGCGAGACGGCAGCCGCGCTGATCCAGCTTGCGGCAATGGTGCTCGATCCTGTCGAGGCGCCAAGGTTCGCCGAACTGGCCGGCAGGGCGGGCTGCGCGCAGGCAATGACGGGCCTTTTGCTTCTGTTGCCGCTGCACCGCGGGCGCGGGCAGTGTTTTGTCCCGGCTGACATCCTGGCGGCGGCGGGCTCGTCGCCGGAAGAATTTATTGCCGGCGATGGCGGTCCTGGTGCCCAGCGCGCCGTGGCCGCGATGATCTCGCTGGCGCGCGAACATCTTTCCGCCTTCGAACGCGGTGCTGCCGCGCTGCCGGGGTCGTTGCGTCCGGCATTTCTGCCGCTGGCGCTGTCACGCGCTTATCTCGACAAGATGGAAGGCTCGCGCCAGGCCCCGCTCGGGGGCGTGGCACGGCTGTCGGCGTTGCGCCGACACTGGCTGCTGCTGCGCCATGCGGGCAAGGGCTGGCCGACACATTGACGTAAACGTCAATCGTGTTAAGAAGTCCGCCTGCCGAGAACTGTCGCCTAAGACGACAGGCTGGCCCGGAGGAGATTCCCGTTCATGAGCTTGCCCGTGCTGGTCGTGATCGTCGTTCTGGGCATCGCGCTGTCGGTAGCCGCCGTGCATTTCACCGGCGGCAGCAATATGGTCACTCTGACCGGCGCGGATCAAGCCACGGGCCGTTTCGCAGAGGACTTTCCCGACGAGATTGTGACCGCGGTTCGACTAACCGCGGACAGCCGATCCGCTTTTCTCGATCTTGCCCATGGCCGCACGGGCATCGTCCACGGTATCGGCGACTGCTTTCTGACCCGCGTCGTGACGCCTCGGGACGTCGTTGTGTCCAAAACTGACGAGACGGACACGATCCAGCTGCGGCTGACGGACTTCACCTGGAAGGGCGGCCGCTTCCGCTTCGCCAATGCCGCCGACGTGCAGGCCTTGCGGAACGCTCTTGGGCCGCGAGACACGAGTTCCGGGAA is a window from the Mesorhizobium australicum WSM2073 genome containing:
- a CDS encoding ATP-binding protein; translation: MTDTSIDALNQKLDRLIEAVSRLAPPPAPETDLNVADCFVWQADPGYLEPVRKVNRVDIGLIRGVDRVRDILVDNTERFAAGFAANNVLLWGARGMGKSSLVKAVHARINAKAKPGLPLKLIEIHREDIDTLPKLMGLLKAAPFRVILFCDDLSFDHDDTSYKSLKAALEGGVEGRPANVIFYATSNRRHLLPRDMIDNERSTAINPSEAVEEKVSLSDRFGLWLGFHKCSQDEYLDMVNGYASHHGLDIDPEQLRAEALEWATTRGSRSGRVAWQFTQDLAGRLGKPLKD
- the yajC gene encoding preprotein translocase subunit YajC: MFVTPAYAQGIGGASPDMFISILPFVLIFVIMYFLIIRPQRTQLKKRGEMLAAVRRGDTVVTGGGFVGKVTKVIDDNELEIDLGGGTKVTALRSTIADVRVKGEPVANQNAKK
- the secDF gene encoding protein translocase subunit SecDF, with amino-acid sequence MLYFSRFKMILIWLAVAATVILAAPNLFPASTLAQLPSWVPKRQMTLGLDLQGGSHILLEMNQNDLIKDRLETTRDEIRTLLRDAKIGYTGLAGTGKTLQVRITDPAQLDAAKKALKTLTDPVAAGLFTGGSIQEMALDDSEPGLLKFTVTDAGIKYRTSTALAQSIEVVERRVNELGTTEPIVQRQGEDRILVQVPGLQDPQRLKEILGQTAKLTFQMVDQSMPVQDALKGRPPAGSSVLYSQDDPPVPYLIENRVIVSGENLVDAQATYNSQNNEPVVSFRFDSKGAARFGQATAQNVGKLFAIILDNQVISAPQIREPILGGTGQISGNFTAQSANDLAVLLRAGALPATLTVIEERTVGPGLGQDSIHAGKVAGIIGSILVVAFMFVAYGFLGFLANIALAVHVAMIVGLLSLLGATLTLPGIAGIVLTIGMAVDSNVLIYERIREERRAGRSVIQAIDTGFSKALATIVDSNVTSLIATVVLFYLGTGPVKGFAITYAIGILTTVFTAFTFTRLLVSIWLRRARPKELPRAPVTFVPPGTKIPFMGIRRWTFALSSTLSILSVVLFMSVGINYGIDFKGGSLIEVQSKSGDANIGDIRSRLTELNIGEVQVQQFGAPNDVLIRVGTQDAGENAEQTVIDKVRGELQDQYNFRRVEVVGPTVSGELAKQGTIAMIVALAGILIYVWFRFEWQFAVGAIVATVHDVVMTLGFFVITGLEFNQSSLAAILTIIGYSLNDTIVVYDRVREDLRKYKRMPLPQLLNNAINETLSRTTLTSVTTSLALLALVLFGGEVIRSFTLAMLFGVVFGTYSSIFIAAPLLILFKLRPQASADEEKPVSGGKAVAT
- a CDS encoding Mth938-like domain-containing protein; the encoded protein is MAGKGIIIREAHFPGRAPIEAYGNGGFRFADMSHRGSLMCLPTGIHGWEPANPQALTVADFDRLLAEADKVEILLVGMGRDLRPLPAALRAALKDAGIASDPMSTGAAVRTYNVLLAENRAVAAALIAVD
- a CDS encoding phytoene/squalene synthase family protein; this translates as MSQNTEIVMDAVRVADHDRYLTALYAPADKRKPLFSLYAFNAEISGIRDRIHEPLPGEVRLQWWRDVIAAGGEAAAGHPVAEALNATIAAFKLPKLAFENMLEARIFDLYDDPMPSRTDLEGYCGETAAALIQLAAMVLDPVEAPRFAELAGRAGCAQAMTGLLLLLPLHRGRGQCFVPADILAAAGSSPEEFIAGDGGPGAQRAVAAMISLAREHLSAFERGAAALPGSLRPAFLPLALSRAYLDKMEGSRQAPLGGVARLSALRRHWLLLRHAGKGWPTH